The genomic interval GGCGTTCCCGCGGCGCTCGACGCCGACACCGGCGCCGAGTCCATCGACTCCTTCTCGTGGAAGGAGATGCTCGACCAGGACGCCTGCACGAAGTGCGGCCGCTGTTCGTCCGTCTGCCCGGCGAAGGCCTCCGGCCGCAACCTCGACCCCCGCGACGTCATCCTCGACCTGAAGCAGTACCGCGAGTCCGTCGACGCCGGCGGGGAGCCGAAGGAGATCGTCGCAGACGGCGGCGACTCCGTCATCGCGGCCGAGACGATGGAGTCCTGTATGTCCTGTATGGCCTGCATGGACGCCTGCCCCGTCGAGATCGAGCACCTCAAGAGCTTCACCCGGCTGAACCGCCAGCTGACGGACCAGGGCGACATCCAGCCGAGCCTGCAGGAGGTGTTCCAGAACGTGATGCAGAAGGGGAACACCTTCGGCAACAGCCAGCGCGCCCGCGGCGACTGGGCCGAGGACGTCGAGGTCGAGGTGCCGGACGCCCGTACCGAGGAGGTGGAGTACCTCTGGTACGTCGGCGACTACCCGAGCTACGACGACCGCAACAAGCAGGTGGCGAAGTCGCTCGCCCGCATCCTCGACGCCGCGGACGTGAGCTTCGGCATCCTGTTCGACGACGAGAAGTACGACGGCAACGACATCCGCCGGGTCGGCGAGGAGTTCCTCTACGTCGAACTCGCGGGCCACCACGTCGAGACGTGGAACGACTGCGAGTTCGAGAAGCTCGTCTGTACGGACCCGCACTCGTACAACACCTTCCTGAACGAGTACCCCGAGGTGGACTTCGAGGAGTTCGCCGACGACCCGATGATGCCGTTCGAGGTCGAGGAGCCGTGGAACGTCGACGGCGAGATAGACGTGCGCCACTGGACGCAGGTCGTCGAGGAACTGGTCGAGCGGGACGCGCTCGGTCTCTCGGGCGACGAACTCGACTACACCGTCACCTACCACGACCCCTGTCACCTCGGCCGGTACAACGACGAGTACGAGGCGCCGCGCTCGCTCATCCGCGCCACGGGCGCCGACCTCCACGAGATGCCGCGCAACCGCGACGACTCGTTCTGTTGTGGCGGGGGCGGCGGCGGGCTCTGGCTCGAACACGAGGAGGAGGAGAAGCCGAGCGAGGAGCGCCTCCGCGAGGCGCTGGAGGACACCGACGCGGGCGCGGCCGTCGAGAAGTTCGTCGTCGCCTGCCCGATGTGCATGACGATGTACGAGGA from Halosegnis marinus carries:
- a CDS encoding (Fe-S)-binding protein, yielding MFGPLPLQTGEQVTRETFWGISPVGEVVFYYLAAVTIIVFAYGVYARFARYTQGDEDWFERLDDLPGRVASAAKIVASNEKQFNRDIVGGVMHAFIFWGFLTLLIGTTIIAIDIDIYRNLTMLLTGERQSFFVGDFYLSYSLVMDAMGLLFVVGVGIALWRRYVARTDRLHGKHTSREDDFLVWSLFALGVGGYLQEGLRILGTAEVTGSGVTFTSFEQVSFVGWFVADVLQVGGMTPAMAEAAYPVMWWSHALLAFLFVAAVPYAKPFHMISSFANVVTRDEKAGKRLPGVPAALDADTGAESIDSFSWKEMLDQDACTKCGRCSSVCPAKASGRNLDPRDVILDLKQYRESVDAGGEPKEIVADGGDSVIAAETMESCMSCMACMDACPVEIEHLKSFTRLNRQLTDQGDIQPSLQEVFQNVMQKGNTFGNSQRARGDWAEDVEVEVPDARTEEVEYLWYVGDYPSYDDRNKQVAKSLARILDAADVSFGILFDDEKYDGNDIRRVGEEFLYVELAGHHVETWNDCEFEKLVCTDPHSYNTFLNEYPEVDFEEFADDPMMPFEVEEPWNVDGEIDVRHWTQVVEELVERDALGLSGDELDYTVTYHDPCHLGRYNDEYEAPRSLIRATGADLHEMPRNRDDSFCCGGGGGGLWLEHEEEEKPSEERLREALEDTDAGAAVEKFVVACPMCMTMYEDGRKTGDFEDDIEIVDVAELVVEAIDASRASAAATDGASGAAPADD